One window from the genome of Sphingomicrobium arenosum encodes:
- the tmk gene encoding dTMP kinase, whose protein sequence is MARGRFISLEGGEGVGKSTQLAALAQALEGRGLEVVVTREPGGSPGAEAIRKLLLEGEDGRWTLRAEALLFAAARADHIAKTIRPALAEGKWVLSDRFLDSSLAYQGEAGGLGFEAIRDLHRFGSEDFLPDRTLVLRLEGGEGARRAASRDADGADRIGGRPPSYHALVDAGFAKSAEADPDRVRLIDAAGNEATVTARLLYALGDLLP, encoded by the coding sequence ATGGCGCGGGGGCGGTTCATCAGTCTCGAGGGCGGCGAGGGGGTCGGCAAGTCGACCCAGCTTGCCGCGCTCGCGCAGGCGCTGGAGGGCCGCGGGCTGGAGGTCGTGGTGACCCGCGAACCGGGCGGCAGCCCGGGCGCCGAGGCGATCCGCAAGCTTCTGCTCGAAGGCGAGGACGGGCGGTGGACGCTGCGTGCCGAGGCGCTGCTGTTCGCCGCCGCGCGCGCCGACCATATCGCCAAGACGATCCGGCCTGCGCTTGCCGAGGGCAAGTGGGTGCTGTCCGACCGCTTCCTCGATTCATCGCTCGCCTATCAGGGCGAGGCGGGTGGCCTGGGGTTCGAGGCGATCCGAGACCTGCATCGCTTCGGCTCGGAGGATTTCCTGCCGGACCGCACTCTGGTGCTGCGATTGGAAGGCGGGGAGGGGGCGCGGCGCGCCGCCAGCCGCGATGCCGACGGCGCCGATCGGATCGGCGGGCGGCCGCCTTCCTATCACGCGCTGGTCGATGCCGGTTTTGCCAAGAGTGCCGAGGCCGACCCCGACCGGGTTCGGCTGATCGATGCGGCAGGCAATGAGGCGACGGTGACCGCGCGGCTGCTCTATGCGCTGGGCGACCTGTTGCCATGA
- a CDS encoding DNA polymerase III subunit delta', whose translation MIIGQDEAVGRFVAAWSSRTPHHAWLLAGPKGVGKARFAEAAALRVLAEAAGPVPEGAGLEVSPEHRIAHLFEAGSHPDYRRLERGMNKAGTGLARNISVAQVRELSHLFAVTPSLSDWRVIVIDSADDLEVSAANALLKMLEEPPVKTLFFLVTHAPGRLLPTIRSRCRRLDFAPLSEGDVARVLETALPKADGQERARLASLSGGSAGRAVAIAEHDLTPLAETARLLMRDGDPTNGKRAALAKSLSLKAAADRYAIFLSMLPGLVAQEARGAEGARRAALLAAYAEARRTAQLAPRLSSDPASTIYVLTGHLAAAARHG comes from the coding sequence ATGATCATCGGGCAGGACGAGGCGGTCGGGCGGTTTGTAGCTGCATGGTCGTCGCGCACGCCTCACCATGCCTGGCTGCTCGCCGGGCCGAAGGGCGTGGGCAAGGCTCGCTTTGCCGAAGCGGCCGCGCTGCGCGTTCTCGCCGAAGCGGCGGGGCCGGTGCCTGAGGGCGCGGGGCTCGAAGTTTCGCCCGAACACCGCATTGCCCACCTGTTCGAGGCCGGCTCGCATCCTGACTATCGCCGCCTCGAGCGCGGGATGAACAAGGCGGGGACGGGGCTGGCGCGCAACATCTCGGTGGCGCAGGTGCGCGAGCTCTCGCATCTGTTCGCGGTCACGCCCTCGCTTTCCGATTGGCGCGTGATCGTCATCGACAGCGCCGACGATCTCGAGGTGAGCGCGGCCAACGCGCTGTTGAAGATGCTCGAGGAGCCGCCCGTCAAGACGCTCTTTTTCCTCGTGACCCATGCCCCGGGCCGATTGCTGCCGACGATAAGATCGCGCTGCCGTCGGCTCGATTTCGCGCCTTTGTCGGAGGGTGATGTGGCGCGAGTGCTCGAGACCGCGCTGCCCAAGGCCGATGGACAGGAACGCGCGCGGCTCGCCAGCCTGTCGGGCGGCTCGGCGGGGCGCGCGGTGGCGATTGCCGAGCATGACCTCACCCCTCTCGCCGAGACGGCGCGCCTGCTGATGCGCGACGGCGATCCAACCAATGGCAAACGGGCCGCGCTGGCCAAGAGCCTGAGCCTCAAGGCGGCGGCGGATCGCTATGCGATCTTTCTGTCGATGTTGCCGGGACTGGTGGCGCAGGAGGCGAGGGGAGCCGAGGGGGCACGGCGGGCGGCGCTGCTCGCCGCCTATGCCGAGGCGCGGCGCACCGCGCAGCTTGCGCCGCGGCTGTCGAGTGACCCCGCATCGACCATCTATGTGCTGACGGGCCATCTTGCAGCGGCGGCGCGGCACGGCTAG
- the metG gene encoding methionine--tRNA ligase, whose translation MSKPYYLSTAISYPNGAPHVGHAYEAIAADVMARFQRGQGRDVYFQTGTDEHGLKMAQTAREQGITPGELGAKMSSMFKAMCDDLGITYDRFIRTNDEDHHRAAQALWKALEANGDLYLGRYEGWYSVRDEAFYDEKELTTGEGGEKLSPEGTPVEWQVEETWFFRLSAYQQKLLDHIAANPDFIAPKSRRNEVVSFIEGGLKDLSVSRTSFDWGVPVPGSEGHVMYVWLDALTNYITGVGYPDGGKRWDKFWPADCHLIGKDIIRFHAVYWPAFLMSAGIELPGQVFAHGFLLGEGGVKMSKSLGNVVDPMEMARRHGVDALRYYLLREVSFGQDGSVGEESLVTRVNAELANSFGNLAQRTLSMIHKNLDGLIPAAGVDGADVALLEKVREACEEQLPSHFEHWAFEKGVEAWLQAVYACNAYVDEMAPWALRKTDPERMAAVLGTLAAAIKPLAEAIQPVVPAGAQAVLDQLAAGEGGAPIAKPTPAFPRLELVTEEGA comes from the coding sequence ATGTCAAAGCCTTATTATCTCTCCACCGCCATTTCCTATCCCAACGGGGCGCCGCACGTCGGCCATGCCTATGAGGCGATTGCCGCCGACGTCATGGCGCGCTTTCAGCGGGGGCAGGGGCGCGACGTCTATTTCCAGACGGGGACCGACGAGCATGGCCTGAAGATGGCGCAGACGGCGCGCGAGCAAGGCATCACGCCGGGCGAGCTCGGCGCGAAAATGTCGTCCATGTTCAAGGCGATGTGCGATGATCTTGGCATCACTTATGACCGGTTCATTCGCACGAACGACGAGGATCATCATCGCGCCGCGCAGGCACTGTGGAAAGCGCTCGAGGCCAATGGCGACCTGTATCTGGGGCGTTACGAAGGCTGGTATTCGGTCCGCGACGAGGCCTTTTATGACGAGAAGGAACTGACCACCGGCGAGGGAGGCGAGAAGTTGAGCCCCGAAGGCACGCCGGTCGAATGGCAGGTCGAGGAAACCTGGTTCTTCCGCCTCTCGGCCTATCAGCAAAAGCTGCTCGACCATATCGCCGCCAACCCCGATTTCATCGCGCCCAAGAGCCGCCGCAACGAAGTGGTGAGCTTCATCGAGGGCGGGCTGAAGGATCTGTCGGTCAGCCGCACCAGCTTCGACTGGGGCGTGCCGGTGCCGGGGTCTGAGGGCCATGTCATGTACGTCTGGCTCGACGCGCTGACCAATTACATCACCGGCGTCGGCTATCCCGATGGTGGCAAGCGCTGGGACAAATTTTGGCCTGCCGATTGCCATCTCATCGGCAAGGACATCATCCGTTTTCACGCGGTCTATTGGCCCGCCTTCCTGATGAGTGCGGGCATCGAATTGCCCGGGCAGGTCTTCGCGCACGGCTTCCTCCTCGGCGAAGGCGGGGTGAAGATGTCGAAGAGCCTCGGCAATGTCGTCGACCCGATGGAAATGGCGCGGCGTCATGGCGTCGATGCGCTGCGTTACTATTTGCTGCGCGAGGTCAGTTTCGGGCAGGATGGGAGCGTCGGCGAGGAGAGCCTTGTCACGCGGGTCAATGCCGAGCTTGCCAATAGCTTCGGCAATCTGGCGCAGCGCACCCTGTCGATGATCCACAAGAACCTCGATGGCCTCATTCCCGCGGCGGGCGTGGATGGGGCCGATGTCGCGCTGCTCGAAAAGGTTCGCGAGGCGTGTGAGGAGCAGCTGCCAAGTCACTTTGAACACTGGGCTTTTGAAAAGGGCGTCGAGGCGTGGTTGCAGGCGGTCTATGCCTGCAATGCCTATGTCGACGAGATGGCACCTTGGGCGCTGCGCAAGACCGATCCCGAACGGATGGCGGCGGTGCTGGGGACGCTGGCGGCGGCCATCAAGCCGCTGGCCGAGGCGATCCAGCCGGTCGTGCCGGCGGGCGCGCAGGCGGTGCTCGACCAGCTTGCAGCGGGCGAGGGCGGGGCGCCCATCGCCAAGCCGACCCCTGCCTTCCCGCGGCTCGAACTGGTGACGGAGGAGGGCGCATGA
- a CDS encoding TatD family hydrolase yields the protein MSLIDSHCHLNYEGLIERQDEVLHAARTRGVTGMLNISTRQREWDAIVATAERNDDVWATIGVHPHEADNHPDLGVEALVKAADHPKVVAIGECGLDYYYDKSDREAQKARFQAHIEAARITGLPLVVHTREAEEDTAEMLSREVAKGGVKGVLHCFTSSQWLADRALEFGFYISLSGIVTFKNARELQETAKTLPGDRFLVETDSPFLAPVPHRGKTCEPAFVADTAAFVADLRGEDLDELKARTSENFFRLFDKAAA from the coding sequence ATGAGCCTGATCGACAGCCATTGCCACCTTAATTACGAGGGGCTGATCGAACGTCAGGACGAGGTGCTCCACGCGGCGCGCACGCGCGGCGTGACGGGCATGCTCAACATCTCGACCCGCCAACGCGAATGGGACGCCATCGTCGCTACGGCGGAGCGCAATGACGATGTCTGGGCGACGATCGGCGTGCACCCGCATGAGGCTGACAATCATCCCGATCTCGGCGTCGAGGCGCTCGTCAAGGCGGCCGATCATCCCAAGGTCGTCGCGATCGGCGAGTGCGGCCTCGATTATTATTACGACAAGTCCGACCGCGAGGCGCAGAAGGCGCGTTTCCAGGCCCATATCGAGGCGGCGCGGATCACCGGCCTGCCGCTGGTCGTGCATACGCGCGAGGCGGAAGAGGACACCGCCGAGATGCTGAGCCGCGAGGTCGCCAAGGGCGGGGTGAAGGGGGTGCTCCACTGCTTCACCTCCTCGCAATGGCTCGCCGACCGCGCGCTGGAATTCGGCTTTTACATCTCGCTGTCGGGCATCGTGACCTTCAAGAACGCCAGGGAATTACAGGAGACCGCGAAGACCTTGCCGGGCGACCGCTTCCTCGTCGAGACCGACAGCCCGTTCCTCGCCCCGGTGCCGCATCGGGGCAAGACCTGCGAGCCGGCCTTCGTGGCCGACACGGCCGCCTTCGTCGCCGATCTGCGCGGTGAGGATCTGGACGAATTGAAGGCCCGGACCAGCGAAAATTTCTTCCGATTGTTCGACAAAGCGGCGGCGTGA
- a CDS encoding MBL fold metallo-hydrolase — translation MKIRILGCGTSGGVPHVDGNWGACDPTNSKNRRRRSSILIEAGEGQLLVDCGPDCREQLLDAGVTSLDACIVTHDHADHCHGIDDLRGLLRRSGKRLPLWARAHTLDQLEHRFAYAFAGYKYYQPLFEATPLDDTRDWQGGRFSFVDQPHGGITSLGMRFNRAGKSVAYAIDFHDLTAEMASLYSGADVWICDCLGRKPHPTHAHLDAVLGWARELRVGQLWLTHLDIVMDHAQLREELPDWAGPCHDGLEVNL, via the coding sequence GTGAAGATCCGGATCCTCGGCTGCGGGACCTCGGGCGGGGTGCCGCATGTCGATGGCAATTGGGGCGCCTGCGACCCGACGAACTCGAAAAACCGGAGGCGCCGCTCTTCGATCCTGATCGAGGCGGGCGAGGGGCAACTACTGGTCGATTGCGGTCCCGATTGTCGCGAACAATTGCTCGATGCCGGAGTGACGTCACTCGACGCCTGCATCGTCACGCACGACCATGCCGATCATTGCCATGGGATCGACGATTTGCGGGGGCTCTTGAGGCGCTCGGGCAAGCGCTTGCCGCTGTGGGCTCGCGCCCATACCCTCGATCAGCTCGAGCATCGGTTCGCTTATGCCTTTGCCGGATACAAATATTATCAGCCGCTGTTCGAGGCGACGCCGCTGGACGACACGCGTGACTGGCAGGGCGGACGCTTTTCCTTCGTCGATCAGCCTCATGGCGGGATCACCAGCCTCGGTATGCGCTTCAACCGCGCTGGCAAGAGTGTCGCCTATGCCATTGACTTTCATGATTTGACGGCAGAAATGGCTAGCCTTTATTCTGGCGCGGACGTGTGGATTTGCGATTGCCTGGGGCGAAAGCCGCATCCCACCCATGCGCATCTCGATGCGGTGCTGGGCTGGGCGCGCGAGCTTCGCGTCGGACAATTGTGGCTGACGCATCTCGACATCGTGATGGATCATGCCCAGTTAAGGGAGGAGCTGCCTGACTGGGCGGGGCCTTGCCATGATGGACTGGAAGTGAATCTGTGA
- a CDS encoding retropepsin-like aspartic protease family protein, whose protein sequence is MTNDWMLGGVYILLALAIVVSALLTRREPIAKLAKMALAWVAIFGAGFVIFTFRDDLGMVGDRLKSEVTGDPITAAGEVRVPMAIDGHFWVEVEVNGTPVNFLVDSGATMTTIGRPTAEAAGISINPRRDQMVRTGNGVVRVSRGRADSLRLGPIEREEMAVHVTDQADLNVIGMNFLSSLDRWGVEGRWLVLEP, encoded by the coding sequence GTGACCAACGACTGGATGCTCGGCGGCGTATATATCCTGCTTGCGCTGGCGATCGTGGTGTCCGCGCTGCTGACGCGGCGCGAACCCATTGCCAAGCTCGCCAAGATGGCGCTGGCGTGGGTCGCGATCTTTGGTGCGGGCTTCGTCATCTTCACCTTTCGCGACGATCTCGGGATGGTCGGCGATCGGTTGAAATCCGAAGTGACGGGCGATCCGATCACGGCGGCGGGCGAAGTGCGCGTACCGATGGCGATCGACGGTCATTTCTGGGTCGAGGTCGAGGTAAATGGCACGCCGGTCAATTTCCTCGTCGACAGCGGCGCGACGATGACGACGATCGGACGGCCGACCGCCGAAGCGGCGGGCATCTCCATCAATCCACGCCGCGACCAGATGGTCCGCACGGGCAATGGTGTCGTGCGCGTGTCGCGCGGCCGTGCCGACAGCCTGCGGCTCGGACCGATCGAGCGCGAGGAAATGGCGGTCCATGTGACCGACCAGGCCGATCTCAACGTGATCGGCATGAATTTCTTGTCGTCGCTCGATCGCTGGGGTGTCGAAGGTCGTTGGCTGGTGCTTGAACCGTAG
- the mazG gene encoding nucleoside triphosphate pyrophosphohydrolase, whose amino-acid sequence MSEQKNAEGLARLVSIMRRLRDPETGCEWDSVQDFGTIAPYTIEEAYEVADAIARGDMADLAEELGDLQLQVIFHSVMAEEDGAFTLADVFATISDKMERRHPHIFGDADNGGHHLWEEIKAAERKDKAADESALAGVALALPALERAQKLQKRAARTGFDWPDASGARAKIHEELAELDEAEDAAHREEEMGDLLFAVVNLARFLKIDAEEALRKANRKFEQRFRAIEAHPEFEDRDLDGKEALWRAAKDGSL is encoded by the coding sequence ATGAGCGAACAAAAGAATGCCGAGGGGCTCGCGCGGCTCGTGTCGATCATGCGACGGCTGCGCGATCCCGAGACGGGCTGCGAATGGGACAGCGTCCAGGATTTCGGCACCATCGCGCCCTATACGATCGAGGAAGCCTATGAGGTCGCCGACGCCATCGCGCGCGGCGACATGGCCGATCTCGCCGAGGAACTGGGCGATCTCCAATTGCAGGTCATCTTCCACAGCGTCATGGCCGAGGAGGACGGCGCCTTTACGCTCGCCGACGTCTTTGCGACCATCTCTGACAAGATGGAGCGACGGCATCCGCACATTTTCGGCGACGCCGACAATGGCGGGCATCATCTGTGGGAAGAGATTAAGGCGGCCGAGCGCAAGGACAAGGCGGCCGACGAGAGCGCGCTCGCCGGCGTGGCGCTCGCCCTGCCCGCCCTCGAGCGCGCGCAGAAATTGCAGAAGCGCGCAGCGCGGACCGGTTTCGACTGGCCCGATGCGAGCGGCGCCCGGGCGAAGATTCATGAGGAGTTGGCCGAGCTCGACGAGGCCGAGGATGCGGCGCATCGCGAGGAAGAAATGGGAGACCTCCTCTTCGCGGTGGTGAACCTTGCGCGCTTTCTCAAGATCGATGCCGAAGAGGCGCTGCGCAAGGCCAATCGCAAATTCGAACAGCGCTTCCGCGCCATCGAGGCACATCCCGAATTTGAGGACCGGGATCTCGACGGCAAGGAAGCGCTTTGGCGTGCGGCAAAGGACGGGTCGCTCTAG
- the hflX gene encoding GTPase HflX, whose product MSVFNRDEEGAGGQTALLVVPTLARHDHSRGAEARTEEAKGLAEAIGITVTDALAFTVRQLKPGTLFGSGQVDEIAAAAAADDVTLTIVDHTLTPVQQKNLEDRLKTKVIDRTGLILEIFGERAATAEGRLQVELAHLDYQAGRLVRSWTHLERQRGGFGFLGGPGETQIEADRRMIRDRMARIRKELEQVKKTRGLHRDRRQRAPWPVVALVGYTNAGKSTLFNRLTEASVMAKDLLFATLDPTMRSVKLPGHEKVILSDTVGFVSDLPTQLVAAFRATLEEVASADLILHVRDIAHPDSEAQAEDVDHVLAELGLEEGKGPPRLEVWNKADLLSPDDYATLQGRAGPRGAILISAETGQGVEHLREVVGAALDPDRNRHDIALPASDGQRLSWLHANGKVLDQRMEGDRIHLVVELSEKDWERFNAL is encoded by the coding sequence ATGAGCGTGTTCAACCGCGACGAGGAAGGGGCGGGGGGCCAGACCGCGCTGCTCGTCGTGCCCACGCTGGCACGCCATGACCATAGCCGCGGCGCCGAGGCCCGGACCGAGGAAGCGAAGGGGCTCGCCGAGGCGATCGGCATCACGGTCACCGATGCGCTCGCCTTCACCGTGCGCCAGCTGAAGCCCGGCACGCTGTTCGGGTCGGGCCAGGTCGACGAGATCGCCGCCGCGGCCGCTGCCGACGACGTCACGCTGACCATCGTCGATCACACCCTTACGCCCGTGCAGCAGAAAAATCTCGAGGATCGCCTCAAGACCAAGGTCATCGACCGCACCGGGCTCATCCTCGAAATCTTCGGAGAACGCGCCGCCACCGCCGAAGGGCGCTTGCAGGTCGAACTCGCCCATCTCGATTACCAGGCCGGCCGCCTCGTCCGCAGTTGGACCCACCTCGAACGCCAACGCGGCGGCTTCGGCTTCCTCGGCGGCCCGGGGGAAACCCAGATCGAGGCCGACCGCCGCATGATCCGCGACCGCATGGCGCGCATCCGCAAGGAGCTCGAACAGGTCAAGAAAACGCGCGGGTTGCACCGCGATCGGCGCCAGCGCGCGCCTTGGCCGGTAGTTGCACTGGTCGGCTATACGAACGCCGGAAAGTCCACGCTTTTCAATCGCCTGACGGAGGCTTCTGTCATGGCGAAGGACCTGTTGTTCGCCACGCTCGACCCCACGATGCGCAGCGTGAAGCTGCCCGGCCATGAAAAGGTCATCCTGTCCGACACGGTGGGTTTCGTCTCTGACCTGCCAACCCAGCTCGTCGCTGCTTTCCGCGCCACGCTTGAGGAAGTCGCTTCGGCCGATCTCATCCTCCACGTGCGCGACATCGCGCACCCCGATAGCGAGGCGCAGGCCGAAGACGTCGATCATGTCCTAGCCGAACTGGGGCTGGAGGAGGGGAAGGGGCCCCCGCGTCTGGAAGTGTGGAACAAGGCCGACCTCCTCTCGCCCGACGATTATGCCACGCTTCAGGGGCGCGCGGGGCCGCGCGGCGCGATCCTTATCAGCGCCGAGACGGGCCAAGGTGTCGAGCATCTGCGCGAGGTCGTCGGCGCCGCGCTTGATCCCGACCGCAATCGCCACGACATCGCGCTGCCCGCCAGCGATGGCCAGCGCCTCAGTTGGCTTCATGCCAACGGCAAGGTGCTCGATCAGCGAATGGAGGGGGATCGCATCCACCTCGTCGTCGAACTGTCCGAAAAGGACTGGGAGCGGTTCAACGCGCTCTAG
- the hfq gene encoding RNA chaperone Hfq, translating into MTDPKSSLQDQYLNLARTAGLPVTIFLLKGIRLQGHITGFDAYSLTLQRDGVEQLVYKQGISTLMLREANAFGTAAPTRGDRQDAFLTRRHGQGVKLFLVNGIALEGHLAGHDIYALLLEQGGDLQLVFKHAIATVSDMENAR; encoded by the coding sequence ATGACCGACCCTAAGTCCTCGCTGCAGGACCAATATTTGAACCTCGCCCGCACGGCGGGGTTGCCCGTCACGATCTTCCTGTTGAAGGGGATCCGCCTGCAGGGTCATATCACCGGTTTTGACGCCTATAGTCTCACGCTCCAGCGCGATGGCGTCGAGCAACTCGTCTACAAGCAGGGCATCTCGACGCTGATGCTACGCGAGGCGAACGCCTTCGGCACCGCCGCCCCGACCCGCGGCGACCGACAGGATGCCTTTCTCACCCGCCGTCACGGGCAGGGGGTGAAGCTCTTCCTCGTCAATGGCATCGCGCTCGAAGGGCACCTCGCGGGCCACGACATCTACGCGCTGCTGCTCGAACAGGGCGGCGACCTCCAGTTGGTCTTCAAGCATGCCATCGCCACCGTTTCCGACATGGAGAATGCACGATGA
- the ntrX gene encoding nitrogen assimilation response regulator NtrX, protein MALEILVVDDEEDIRELVAGVLEDEGYDVRSAGSSREALEAIDQRRPHLALLDVWLQGSDLDGLQLLEQIKKRDPSLPCIMISGHGNLDTAVAAVRAGAVDFIEKPFEAGKLLHLVARATETDRLRRENAQLKRQAMRDEQLEGSSSTINAVRATLKRVAPTGSRVMINGPAGVGKEIAARMIHGWSPRAQGPFVTVSAAMMAPERVEEELFGIEENGVARPGLLEQAHGGTLFLDEIADMPVNTQAKILRVLTDQSFHRVHGDRPVKVDVRVLSATSRDLQKEIEEGRFREDLFYRLNVVPVMIPPLNERREDIVMLVDHFLARFAADRRVRPPRVSDEAMAALQAHEWPGNVRQLRNIIERTMILTPGDRVDCIEIDLLPSEVTDGGGDAKSATSTVAMMGSPLREARENFEREYLRVQIRRFSGNISRTAAFIGMERSALHRKLKALGITDKRDKN, encoded by the coding sequence ATGGCGCTTGAGATCCTGGTAGTCGATGACGAGGAAGACATTCGCGAACTGGTCGCGGGCGTGCTCGAGGACGAGGGCTATGACGTGCGCTCGGCAGGCAGCAGCCGCGAGGCGCTGGAGGCGATCGACCAGCGCCGCCCCCATCTCGCCCTGCTCGACGTCTGGCTTCAGGGCTCGGACTTGGACGGCCTCCAGCTCCTCGAACAGATAAAGAAACGCGACCCCTCGCTGCCCTGCATCATGATCTCGGGCCATGGCAATCTGGATACCGCCGTCGCTGCGGTGCGCGCGGGTGCAGTGGATTTCATCGAGAAACCCTTCGAGGCGGGCAAGCTCCTCCACCTCGTCGCGCGCGCCACCGAGACCGATCGCCTGCGCCGCGAAAATGCCCAGCTCAAGCGCCAGGCCATGCGCGACGAGCAGCTCGAAGGCTCGTCTTCCACCATCAACGCGGTACGCGCCACGCTGAAACGCGTCGCTCCGACCGGCAGCCGCGTCATGATCAACGGCCCCGCCGGCGTCGGCAAGGAAATCGCCGCACGCATGATCCACGGCTGGAGCCCGCGCGCGCAGGGGCCCTTTGTCACCGTCTCGGCCGCCATGATGGCGCCCGAGCGCGTCGAAGAGGAATTGTTCGGTATCGAGGAAAATGGCGTCGCGCGCCCCGGTCTCCTTGAACAAGCGCATGGCGGCACGCTGTTCCTCGACGAGATCGCCGACATGCCGGTCAACACGCAGGCCAAGATCCTGCGCGTCCTCACCGACCAGAGCTTTCATCGCGTCCATGGCGACCGCCCGGTCAAGGTCGACGTGCGCGTCCTCTCGGCCACCTCGCGCGACCTCCAGAAAGAGATCGAGGAAGGCCGCTTCCGCGAGGATCTCTTCTATCGCCTCAACGTCGTACCGGTCATGATCCCGCCATTGAACGAACGGCGCGAAGATATCGTCATGCTGGTCGACCATTTCCTTGCCCGCTTCGCCGCCGACCGCCGCGTGCGCCCGCCGCGCGTTTCCGACGAGGCGATGGCCGCGCTCCAGGCGCATGAATGGCCCGGCAACGTGCGCCAGCTTCGCAATATCATCGAGCGCACCATGATCCTCACGCCCGGCGACCGCGTCGACTGCATCGAAATCGACCTCCTGCCATCCGAGGTCACCGATGGTGGCGGCGACGCCAAGAGCGCGACCTCGACGGTGGCCATGATGGGGTCGCCGCTGCGCGAAGCCCGCGAGAATTTCGAGCGCGAATATCTGCGTGTCCAGATCCGTCGTTTTTCGGGCAATATCAGCCGCACCGCCGCCTTCATCGGCATGGAGCGCTCGGCCTTGCACCGCAAGTTGAAGGCGCTCGGCATCACCGACAAGCGCGACAAGAACTGA